In Acidobacteriota bacterium, a single genomic region encodes these proteins:
- a CDS encoding acyl carrier protein, protein MEARKEKIKTFLARFFSNHELQDDEDIFALGFVNSLLAMQLVQFVEKEFGVTVEDEDLDLDNFRTVNAIDGLVGQKLTAGAQA, encoded by the coding sequence ATGGAAGCACGCAAGGAAAAGATCAAGACCTTTTTGGCCCGGTTCTTCAGCAACCACGAGCTCCAGGACGACGAGGACATCTTCGCCCTGGGCTTCGTCAACTCCCTGCTGGCGATGCAGCTGGTGCAATTCGTCGAGAAAGAGTTCGGAGTGACGGTGGAGGACGAAGACCTGGACCTGGACAACTTCCGCACCGTCAACGCCATCGACGGCCTGGTGGGTCAGAAGCTCACCGCCGGCGCCCAGGCCTGA